In the Budorcas taxicolor isolate Tak-1 chromosome 1, Takin1.1, whole genome shotgun sequence genome, TTTTCAGCACCATCCTCTTAGCCCCTGTAAACGTcgctctactttctgtttctattgcTGACACAAATAATCAATACTTAAACTATTCTAAGGAATAGAAAAGAGTTTTACTTGAGCCAAAATGAGGAATATGGCCTAGGAGGCAGCTTCTTAGTGGCTTAAAGGATCTGTTCTAATGAAGCATGGTTTTCAGCACAGTTTTAAACCTTATTATTAAAACAAAGAACACACATCAAACATGACAGGGGTTCAATCATTCAGTGTTTCAAAAGAAACAGATTAGTATGAATTCAATGAGATGGCAGGATCCTGGTGTCTGGGAAGGAAACATCATCATCAAGAAACTATTAAATGATGCCATAGGTAAGGAGCTATTTATCTTTATCTTGATTGAGGGCATTCTTTACCTTAATAGTTAAAACAGATGTGCTGTATAAGCATTCAACAGGTCATAACAGGCTGTTTTAGTTCACACAAAGTTCAGGTAGAACTATAGATAAGCCAGAAGGACTTCCCTATACCAAAATACGTGAAAAACTTCTCCATCACTCTTAGTATGTCACATTAATTATTCACGACAGTATCAAACCTTCTCCCTTTCTTCACTCTCCACAGATTCTTAGAAGACTACCTCCTTCAGAAATGGAAACTCTTAGTGAGaatcttacttccctggtggctcagccagtaaagcaTCTAACCACAAAGCACgaaatccaggttcgatccctgggttgggaagatcccctggagaagaaaacggcaacccactccagtattcttgcctggagaattccatgaacagaagagcctggcggactacagcccacggggtcgcaaagaatcggacacgactgaggcgactaaCGTTTAGCGAGAATAGAGACgaagatgtagagaatggacttatggacacagtgagTGAAGTCGAGGGTGAGACAAATTGAAAAAGTGGCATTGAGATTACAAGAACTgaaccatatgtaaaacagacagctagtgggaagcgggtgtataacacagggagctcaacccagggTTCTGTGATGATCtacaggggtggggtggagtcGGGGGGAGGGAGTTCCAAGAGGGAGGTGATcttatgtaaaacagacagctagtagGAATCTggtgtataacacagggagctcaacccagggTTCTGTAATGATctagagaggtggggtggggtcgggggcaGGGAGTTCCAAGACGGAGGTGATCTGTGTATTCTTATGAATGATTCAcattgtatgacagaaaccaacacaacattgtaaagaaactatcttccagtcaaaaataaattaaaaaaaaaaaagaaataggaactCTCAAATTACAACTGCCATATCTACAAACTGGCTTCCAACCCTAAGTTTCTTCCCTTTTTGTTACAATGGAAGTGGTACTTCCTCCTCCTATACGAGCGATCCCCTCCAACTGTCCTCTGAATCCTTTCTTTCCTTATTCCCATGTTAACAATCCGATCAGTTGGTCAAAAGTCTCCCAATAACAGTAAAAATAACGGAAACTTCCTGGACACCACACCGGATGCTGAGTTCACCGAATATTGCTTCTGCCAACTTTCATAAAAATGTTTGAACTCGACTTCACTTTCTCATATTCCATTCATCCGTTACCCACTCTCACCTGGCTTCAGCCCCCAAATCTCACAATGTGGTTCCAATCGTCTTTGTACTGCTAAGGTCAGTGGGCGTTTTTCAGCCTGTGTTGCACCACGGAGCTACTTTCCAGGCCGGAAGACGCACCCCTAATGGTGTGACGTCATATGGCAGCGCCTGGAGGAAAGGGCGGGATTTCCGGCTTCGAGTCTTTGGTCGACGACGGAAATTGTGCCGAGTGCTAGGCAAGCTGTTGAGTCACGTACGGCGCGCGTCCCTTGGCAGAAGTTCACGGTAGAATCTTGGGTTCCTTGCGATTTGCACCCGCGGGAGTTATTGTCTCTGCACTGCTGGTATGGGCGGCTTTCttgtctcccagtgtgtgtggCGAGGTGGGAGGAATTGAGAGGCCTAAGGTACTCGAGCCTATGCGCAAGGAAGGCCCACAGATAAAAGGAAGCCGAGTAATTCATAAACTGTAAGTAGAACGATACCTGGAGGGCTTCCTTAATGGCTGCGCAGCCAAGAATCTGCTtggcaatgccggagacccggtGAGAACCATGAGTtgagaagtggcaacccactccactattcttgcctgggaattcccatggacagagtaatcTGGTGGGTTAGTTACAGTACACGGGGtctaaaagaatcagacacgaggtagcaactaaacaacatcaacaaagtACAATACATGAAACGAAAGGGTGTTGTTGCCTAAAATGATATTCTTGTTCACCGTTTAAATTGGGGGGAGGTGGGTATTTCTGTGATATCCTAAAAATAGTTATCAGTTACAAAGACAAAACTCAAGACTTTTTCGGAAATACATACCTTTCATATTGAGGCCGAGAACTCTCGCTTAAATATTTCGAAGAGTCtaaagtaaaatgttttcttctttaaaagctGTCTGAACTTGTTTTAAATAAGAGAAGCATTGACCTGGAGTATTTAATCGAAAAATACTTGAATGATAAATGTGAGCTATATACTGAGAAGCACTGGGTTCAGTGTCAAAATATAAACACAGCCCTTATCCTGATtaccatggtggtggtttagttcctaaatcgtgcctgactcttgagaccccatggactgtagcccaccaggttcctctgtccatgggatttcccaggctagaaatATTGTAGTgcgttaccatttcctgctctaggggatcttcccaacccaggaatggaacccaggtctcctgcgttgcaggtgaactccttcactgcaggcggactctttaccagctgaactaagAGGGATGTCAATAGGAGGAATAGTTGATCTAACTCTTGAGGTAACAAATTAGCTAGCTAGAGATGTAGCTGAAGAGATAACCAAAAGGTgattttgtggggaaaaaaaaattacatgccaCATATATTAAGTTTAGAGTTGACCTGGCAACAGtgagtttaaaaatacatattgagGAGGATGAGTGTATTGATCAGATCTGCACTAGCTCTAAATTGTTTAGAGATGAGGGAGAGCAAATTTAGAAGCTAGGAGATACAATTAAGGAAGTTGAAGAGAAATGAATGGATTCAGGAAGTATTTAGAAAGTAAATGATTATAACTCAAATTAGGAATGGAAGGTGTGAGAGGGGACAGTAATGAAATGACTCCCAGTTTCTGGCATTTGCTGAAATGGATGGATATTATTGTCCCTCCGTGAAACAACAGAAGGAAAAGCAGATTGGGAAGGAAAGGGAGACAGATTTCAGTTTGTTGCATTTGAAGTGTCATCTCATACATGGTGATCAAACTCAGGGAGGTATATCAAGAGttcatagagaaaatatttagatTGAAAAAAGGACTAAGGACACAACTCAGAAGCATATCCACCTTGTGTGTGTTtgcagatgggggtgggggattgAGCTGAACATCAGTGTACAGGTCAGAGGCATAGGAATATGCAGTGTCAGTAAATGAAGTCAAGGGAAGAAGGAATCTTTCAAGTCTTTTAGTTGCATTTTGTGAAAAattgaattccttttttttttttttttttttgcttcaagtCAAGCATTAGTTTGACATCTTTAAGCATCTTCATTGTTTTGTGGACTTCCAGACCTATAGGATAAAATTGtagagcttatatatatatatatatatacttgccCTAATTCTGGATATTTTGTTTGGCAATAACATATTTCCTGCAGAGTAAAGTCTATATTGGAGAagggagattttattttgttcttaaatGAGAAGATCTCTCTAGGGACTTCTTGGtcctccagtggctaagacttggcgCTCCTAACACAggggtcccaggtttgatccttgatcagggaaccagattccttatgctgcaactaagacctggtacagccaaataaataaatgtttttttaaaaacttaaaaaaaaaatctctcttttgAAAACATGAGGGCACTGGCACAGCGGCTGCTAAATGGTTTTTACTAGTTGCCATTTTCTGTAATGTTTCTGCCCTTTGTCTTTACATATTGCTTATTGAGGATCTTTTGTTTGGGTCTGTATTTAGGCTTAGTagaaaatggagaagaatataGTGCTATCTCAGCCATATGGTACTTAACTTTCTTATTCGGTAACATTGATCTTCTGGGTCCCCAGATACAAATCTAAGTAGGATCTTCAAGGTATCCTTTTGCCTAAAACAAGAGTGAAATTCTATGTCAAATAAGAAcccaagagttttctccactTTTTGCCTAATGAATGATCACAGGCTGTAGGCCACAGGAATCAAGAAAAATTAATGGTGCAACAAATAAGTTGGACTCAGATTCCACTTCGTGTTTCAGAATCAATTGTATTTTGATATCTCAAATTTATACAGTCTTTaacttttcattacatttttctcttttttataggGCTTTTCTACATACTTGTTCTCAAAATGAGTGTCAGTATCACCTTTTTAAGACCTTTTGCCAGAGTTTTAGTGCCATTTACCCTTCATAGGAAGAGAAGGGTTTTATATTCAACAATTCTGCAGAGATACATGTCTTCCAAAATACCAGCTGCATCCTGTCCTAATAAGGAGAATACACCACCTCCTGAAGAGCTGGAGTTGGATAGGTGGAAAATTACAATGAAATTTAGTGTGCAAGAAGAGGATGTTTCAACAGTCACAAGCAGCGAGGATGAAGATCCTCTAGCTGCTACCAGGGAGTTAGTTGAGATGTGGAGGTTGCTTGGCAAAGAAGTACCAGAACACTTTAGTGAAGAAGAGCTCAAAACCCTTATGGAATGTGTTTCTAagtcatcaaaaagaaaatatttaaaatacttatatactaaggaaaaaatgaaaaaagccagacaaataaaaaaagaagtgaaaaaagcagaaaaagaagttaaaaaagatCAGCTACCAGAAACCATTAAGGAAGATAAACAGCAAAACTTTCTATTTCTACGACTTTGGGACAGGAATATGGACATTGCAATGGGGTGGAAAGGTGCCCAGGCCATGCAGTTTGGACAGCCTTTGGTTTTTGACATGGCTTATGATGACCATATGAAACCAAAAGAATTGCAGAATGCTGTTTCCCAACTTTTAGAAAGTGAAGGATGTAACAGAAGAAATGTTGATCCTTTCCATATTTATTTCTGCAATCTTAAAGCAGGTGGTGCCTACTATAAAGAGTTAGTTAAACGTTATGGAGAAAAATGGGACAAATTGCTTTTAACAGCAACAGAAAAGTCTCATGTAGATTTATTTCCAAAAGATAGTATTATATATTTAACTGCAGATTCTCCCAATGTTATGACTACTTTCAAGCATGACAAAATTTATATAGTGGGGTCTTTCGTTGATAAGAATATGCAGCCAGGCACGTCCCTAGCCAAAGCAAAACGGCTGAAGCTGGCAACAGAATGCCTTCCATTAGATAAATATCTGCAGTGGGACACTGGTACCAAAAATCTCACTTTAGATCAAATGATACGTATTTTGTTATGTCTGAAAAATACTGGTAGCTGGGAAGAGGCCTTGAAGTTTGTTCCTAGGAGAAAACATGCTGGTTATCTGGAGATTTCTCAGCATTCTCAGGAGTTTCTCAACAGAATGAAGAAGTCAAAGACTTTTAATTCATTTCCAGGAGGCTCTataaatagacacagaaaaagcagcTTGAAGGAGAACATTTGATAGCTTAAAAATAAAGTGGATTAGGAATACAGTTCTATTAGTCCGTTTCATCAAGAAGGaaattcacttctttttcttttgaaggtTGTCTTTCCAAACTGACTGAAGTATTGTCTTTTTCCAATTAATCAAATGTGTAAAActttagaaatacattttgtttacTATAGAGACAAACAAAATCTTAGAAAGTAAAAAGAGTTGTCCATGTTTGTTTCAGCCCAGTAAAAGAATTGTACCATTTGTGTGACTTTTTTATGACTACTTTGAGTCTCTGACTCCATTTTCCTTCTTAAATGTTCTTTTCAGCCATGTCAGCAGCTAACCTTTCATCAAAAATTGATGAAACCTCAGGTGGTGGTTTATTTAAGGTAACATTTGGAAAAAATTCAGTAACATTTGGTACAGTGGTGGGCATGTCATAGACACTAAAGTATATCGTGTAACTGAGGCTTTGTTAAGATGTCCCTTGGAATGTCATGAGATTGGGCTATATAATGAAAAATGTGTTTGTAGGGATAAAATTCATCTCTTGTCCTCTTAGGAAAAAAGATGTTATTTGAAGAGTGTCGTTACAGCACTTCCCTGTTGTAgataaagtattttcttttcaaggagATACTTCGTTTTTTCCAGTCCGGTGGTTTGAATGGAAGCTGCCATATTTTTACAGGCCTTGCTCCCCTGGCCACAGCTGATTATCCCAAAAAAGACAGCTCACTCACATTTTGAGATGAACATCTGACTTTTAAGGGAGGCCAGTCAGAAAATTCTTTTCCAGGATTTTTGGACTTCGCAAGATAGCCTGTGTTAATTCCTTATTCGTGGTGAACTTTGAGAGGAAGCTCTCATGGCCATTCTTTTTTCTATGAAGGGTATATGAAAGGAACTTTAGGAACCACATTCATTGTAGTCTTGCACCACTGAAAAGTTGGAAACATGGGAATAGCAATGGCCAAATATTTCTACTCAGTTTCTGAACTGGATGTTAGCCTGAGGCATGCTATCCAGTACGTTTATTAAAGCAGAACTCAATCTGTTACTAAATACTAAGTACTTATTCTGTGCCAGATAGTTACTGTGCAGTTGgttgtttactcactcagtcgtgtccaactctcttgtgaccccatggactgtagcccaccaggctcctctgtgcatggcatTTCCCAGACAATACTCttaacgggttgccatttccttctgcaagggatcttcctgacccaggggtcaaacctgcatctcctacactgaagacacattctttactgctgaatcaccagagaagccctactaTGCAGAATTTAAACAACTAAATTTAGGTATTATCATTATTAcctttttatagataaggaaaatgtACTCAAAATAACTGCcttttg is a window encoding:
- the TRMT10C gene encoding tRNA methyltransferase 10 homolog C — protein: MSVSITFLRPFARVLVPFTLHRKRRVLYSTILQRYMSSKIPAASCPNKENTPPPEELELDRWKITMKFSVQEEDVSTVTSSEDEDPLAATRELVEMWRLLGKEVPEHFSEEELKTLMECVSKSSKRKYLKYLYTKEKMKKARQIKKEVKKAEKEVKKDQLPETIKEDKQQNFLFLRLWDRNMDIAMGWKGAQAMQFGQPLVFDMAYDDHMKPKELQNAVSQLLESEGCNRRNVDPFHIYFCNLKAGGAYYKELVKRYGEKWDKLLLTATEKSHVDLFPKDSIIYLTADSPNVMTTFKHDKIYIVGSFVDKNMQPGTSLAKAKRLKLATECLPLDKYLQWDTGTKNLTLDQMIRILLCLKNTGSWEEALKFVPRRKHAGYLEISQHSQEFLNRMKKSKTFNSFPGGSINRHRKSSLKENI